The following are encoded together in the Spiroplasma apis B31 genome:
- a CDS encoding IS3 family transposase yields MIRNGEWGFKKVQWTDGEFRKKIIKYYKTIDKYNNKYTVLSLCKLFNVTRASYYRWCGKNKPDYEIKIDMDLAYKIKNIFMINNGIYGAPRIKIILNNQGIVVSQSKVARIMKLFNLYSVIRIKKMYRKPKEVKKITYGPNHVNRNWSLYSKNELWVTDITYIPFNKKFAYLSVLKDANTGFIVGHEVSLKNDIDIYRKTLEKASLHRQDLSKKLIIHSDNGNQYTSIFAKRYAKKNNIIISLSRPGNSIDNGMCETFFSSLKEEWKIKLKQDEFLKLKLAIDNYIEFYNYERIMIKHKSPPAYAYLDFKLWKKILQTWLKYSYKKHFVYLTKYI; encoded by the coding sequence ATGATTAGAAATGGAGAATGAGGTTTTAAAAAAGTTCAATGAACTGATGGAGAATTCAGAAAAAAAATTATAAAGTATTACAAAACTATAGATAAATATAATAACAAATACACGGTTCTTTCTTTATGTAAATTATTTAATGTCACAAGAGCGAGTTATTATCGCTGATGTGGTAAAAATAAACCGGATTATGAAATAAAAATAGATATGGACTTAGCATATAAAATAAAAAATATATTCATGATAAACAATGGCATTTATGGTGCACCCAGAATAAAAATAATTTTAAATAATCAAGGCATAGTAGTAAGTCAATCTAAAGTTGCAAGAATAATGAAATTATTTAATTTATATTCAGTTATAAGAATAAAAAAGATGTATAGAAAACCGAAAGAAGTCAAAAAAATAACTTATGGTCCTAATCATGTTAATAGAAATTGATCTTTGTATTCAAAAAATGAGCTTTGAGTTACAGATATTACATATATACCTTTCAATAAAAAATTTGCATATTTAAGTGTTTTGAAAGACGCAAACACTGGATTCATAGTAGGTCATGAGGTATCTTTAAAAAATGACATAGATATTTACAGAAAAACACTTGAGAAAGCTTCGCTTCATAGACAAGATCTATCTAAGAAACTTATTATCCATTCTGATAACGGAAATCAATATACATCTATATTTGCAAAGCGTTATGCTAAAAAAAATAATATTATAATATCATTATCTAGACCAGGTAATTCTATTGATAATGGGATGTGTGAAACCTTTTTTTCATCATTAAAAGAAGAGTGAAAAATAAAACTAAAGCAGGATGAGTTTCTCAAGTTGAAATTAGCAATCGACAATTATATAGAATTTTACAATTATGAAAGAATAATGATTAAACACAAGAGCCCTCCAGCATATGCTTATTTAGATTTCAAATTATGAAAAAAAATACTTCAAACTTGGTTGAAGTATTCTTATAAAAAACATTTTGTATACTTGACAAAATATATTTAA
- a CDS encoding helix-turn-helix domain-containing protein, whose product MANLKGNKSNILNFETKKELIIKHFDQNLSYKDLSKMYNISYSTVRRMCVDWEVFGDESLISKTGKHNKHNGKIRINSKDPKDKKIAELNKKLKWLEMENEVLKKFNELMENSEKKL is encoded by the coding sequence ATGGCTAATTTAAAAGGAAACAAATCAAACATCCTAAATTTTGAGACTAAAAAAGAGTTGATTATCAAGCATTTTGATCAAAATTTATCTTATAAAGACCTATCAAAAATGTACAATATTTCATATTCAACAGTTAGAAGAATGTGTGTAGATTGAGAAGTTTTTGGTGATGAATCGCTTATTTCAAAAACTGGAAAACACAATAAGCACAACGGAAAGATTAGAATCAATTCAAAAGATCCAAAAGATAAGAAAATTGCAGAACTTAATAAAAAATTGAAATGATTAGAAATGGAGAATGAGGTTTTAAAAAAGTTCAATGAACTGATGGAGAATTCAGAAAAAAAATTATAA
- a CDS encoding HIT family protein, with translation MKDCIFCKISNKEIESNIIYENEFVLAFLDMFPNTDGHSLVIPKNHSNNLQETDDLFLKEVAIAKKQVAELLTKKLPMKPIGFNYVSNQGSDAYQSVFHYHEHIVPKYQKGEGLLFQINKDESKMSAISEIYKALKE, from the coding sequence ATGAAAGATTGTATATTTTGTAAAATATCAAACAAAGAAATAGAAAGTAATATTATTTATGAAAACGAGTTTGTATTGGCATTTTTGGATATGTTTCCGAATACAGATGGACACTCCTTGGTTATTCCTAAAAATCATTCCAATAACCTGCAAGAAACTGATGACTTGTTTTTAAAGGAAGTTGCAATTGCCAAAAAACAAGTTGCTGAATTATTAACTAAGAAATTGCCTATGAAACCTATTGGTTTCAATTATGTTTCTAATCAGGGAAGTGATGCTTATCAGTCGGTGTTTCATTATCATGAACATATAGTTCCGAAGTATCAAAAAGGTGAAGGATTATTGTTCCAAATAAATAAGGACGAATCAAAAATGTCGGCAATTAGTGAAATATATAAAGCATTAAAAGAATAA
- a CDS encoding 3'-5' exoribonuclease YhaM family protein — MRINEIKSETKNLVLIARVEKVILSTGNNGSNYLVVYLVDKTGRVEARLWNCDDADYETIKADSVIKIEAVVNVYRQQIQLKINTYEVLKEEDFHKYDITEETFSISAPINVEMNFKVLMEFLEKLTNETYKKITMSIIKEYEDEFKTYPAATSIHHNVVGGLFWHSFSLLMAAKGLKEVYRYAEIDWELVYCGTLLHDIGKVVEMKGKRAAEYTDEGKLLGHISIGNTFISLKEKELNIDPKFHNEIVKLQHVILSSHGKNEFGSPVEPVLIEGIIISSLDALDARIYKVNEELMKVENSGWSSRIMTEDGRSFLRHYKK, encoded by the coding sequence ATGAGAATAAATGAAATTAAGTCTGAAACTAAGAATTTAGTTTTGATAGCAAGAGTTGAAAAAGTAATATTATCAACAGGTAACAACGGTTCAAATTATCTAGTAGTTTATTTAGTAGATAAGACAGGAAGGGTTGAAGCAAGGCTTTGAAATTGTGATGACGCAGATTATGAAACTATCAAAGCAGATAGTGTTATAAAAATTGAGGCAGTTGTAAACGTTTATCGACAACAAATTCAGTTAAAAATAAATACATATGAAGTTTTGAAAGAAGAAGATTTTCATAAGTATGATATTACTGAGGAAACTTTTTCTATATCAGCTCCTATAAATGTCGAGATGAATTTTAAAGTCTTGATGGAATTTTTAGAAAAGTTAACCAATGAAACATATAAAAAAATAACCATGTCAATTATTAAAGAATATGAAGATGAATTTAAAACATATCCTGCAGCAACTTCTATACACCATAATGTAGTTGGTGGCTTATTTTGACACAGTTTTTCACTTTTAATGGCAGCCAAAGGATTGAAAGAAGTGTATCGTTATGCTGAAATTGATTGAGAACTAGTTTACTGTGGAACATTGCTACATGATATCGGTAAAGTAGTCGAAATGAAAGGTAAAAGAGCAGCAGAGTATACTGATGAAGGTAAATTACTTGGTCATATCTCTATTGGTAATACCTTCATATCATTGAAAGAAAAGGAACTAAATATTGATCCCAAATTTCATAATGAAATTGTTAAATTACAACATGTAATTTTATCAAGTCACGGTAAGAATGAATTTGGTTCTCCTGTTGAACCAGTTTTGATAGAAGGTATTATAATTTCATCATTGGACGCACTTGATGCTAGAATTTACAAAGTTAACGAAGAGCTTATGAAAGTAGAAAATTCAGGTTGATCTTCAAGAATAATGACAGAGGATGGAAGAAGTTTTTTAAGACATTATAAAAAATAA
- a CDS encoding ROK family protein — translation MIKALCIDIGATSAKCALFEDNKTLFRFFVDTTNNKDIVKRIHEKFNKKCEESNIKADDLSFIGIACAGLVDSTNGIVVLASNLGWKDYPLLETTKKLFKSNKVFILNDAKAATYGEWKLGLKGKKSSMALYCIGTGIGGGAIFDNKLVMGDSSGLPSEPGHGGGYQNTIKCACGLEGCIDPISSATWIEKQLNLVGSKSTGKLGELYKLNNNLHIIDIVDLFKEKDKEVISIFEEAVEPLAKSMSTLIHFLDFETFVIAGGPSNLGQPLLDIIKNQLKRFTLPNFLNKLDLRTASLTNWSGTYGVYEYGKDNYKD, via the coding sequence ATGATAAAAGCATTATGTATAGATATCGGGGCTACCTCTGCTAAATGTGCACTTTTTGAAGATAACAAAACCTTATTTAGATTTTTTGTAGATACCACGAATAATAAAGATATAGTTAAAAGAATACACGAAAAGTTTAATAAAAAGTGTGAGGAATCTAACATAAAAGCCGATGACCTATCATTCATAGGGATTGCCTGCGCTGGATTAGTTGATTCCACAAATGGTATAGTTGTATTAGCTTCTAATTTAGGATGGAAAGATTATCCGCTCTTAGAGACCACTAAAAAATTATTCAAAAGTAATAAAGTTTTTATACTCAATGATGCAAAAGCTGCCACTTATGGAGAATGAAAGTTGGGTTTAAAGGGTAAAAAGAGTTCAATGGCTCTTTATTGTATCGGAACAGGTATTGGTGGTGGTGCTATATTTGATAATAAATTAGTAATGGGAGATAGCTCTGGACTACCTAGTGAACCCGGTCATGGTGGTGGGTATCAAAATACAATCAAATGTGCTTGTGGTCTAGAAGGGTGTATTGATCCAATTAGTTCAGCTACTTGAATTGAGAAACAATTAAATTTGGTTGGTAGTAAATCGACAGGAAAACTTGGTGAGTTATATAAATTAAACAATAACTTACATATAATTGATATCGTAGATTTATTCAAGGAAAAAGACAAGGAAGTAATTAGTATATTTGAAGAAGCTGTGGAACCATTGGCTAAATCAATGTCTACACTAATTCATTTCTTGGACTTTGAAACTTTTGTAATTGCTGGTGGACCATCGAATTTAGGACAACCACTTTTAGATATTATTAAAAATCAACTTAAACGCTTTACACTTCCCAACTTTTTAAATAAGTTGGATTTGCGAACTGCTAGCCTAACTAATTGATCAGGAACTTATGGTGTCTATGAGTACGGAAAAGATAACTATAAAGATTAA
- a CDS encoding PTS lactose/cellobiose transporter subunit IIA, whose protein sequence is MKDLNFEQVSFTIIAHAGEAKGKAMAAIKCAKEGNYKKAQELIVESEKSLAIASHTHMDIISAEASGEKITIPVLFMHAEDQLLTTETVILLSKEIIEIHEKINK, encoded by the coding sequence ATGAAAGATTTGAATTTTGAACAAGTATCATTCACTATTATCGCACACGCTGGTGAAGCCAAGGGAAAAGCTATGGCAGCAATAAAGTGTGCTAAAGAAGGTAATTATAAAAAAGCACAAGAGTTAATCGTAGAATCTGAAAAATCCCTAGCCATTGCCAGTCATACACATATGGATATAATCTCAGCCGAAGCATCAGGGGAAAAGATAACTATACCAGTTTTATTTATGCATGCTGAAGATCAGCTTTTAACCACTGAGACTGTTATACTTTTGTCTAAAGAAATAATTGAGATTCACGAAAAAATAAATAAATAA
- a CDS encoding PTS sugar transporter subunit IIC produces MSNNKFSPDNKTRSSKSNGFKPWFKTKFIPKVAKIGNQRHLAAIRDSFGTMIPLIIAGSIGVLVNAIVFGGAGSGYVSLLGLFAKASHPELTWDGISKLLGDTTNGWGQTSKICGLAFGHMNTVTVGMMSIYFSFLFGYYISLSRGFQQPIIAGLVSTASFMLAGLGEIAFFMDAKGLIGAILFGIIATEAFVYLSSLRALNIKMPDGVPPAVGKSFAVFLPAVITLAGIGVLNIFVLAPAIITGNLTVTGNNQAQIATNLQEVEGLLDKVRGLTNTQIAELLKVDADSPWIKDMFNNLTTEKFSQWYNSQGNDIKSLVAALFLNQGQNVSLGDFHHLNADNILNFGLDANGKIAALTGSYVSTKLGPTQFGLNAAIYQFFTSWFIGFATGSGGLGLAIVFVFFVGFFWFFGVHGSNLMAGVFEPIFWMVLGINTSLVNGLGYDVAAATGSMGVFTKPFFDSYMYVGGSGATLGLLIMTFGFSKRRELKEVAKYATPAGVFQINEPVIFGYPIVLNVVYIVPFIFAPILNLFIGWIFSPAVLGFVKYSYVAAPWTAPWFVSAIITSLDGKAIIPAMICFGVDLLFYLPFILLDNKLYFKKLKANNPEKYELEKKYYSDKVYRYEVDTESKVKYLEEKSELMLMDAESQITFWSRRMTNKEKLEKRKVELMKKAQVKHDKYIEQSKKVAKARSEKLMALRNKKR; encoded by the coding sequence ATGTCGAATAATAAATTTAGTCCTGATAACAAGACACGATCTAGTAAAAGTAATGGTTTTAAACCATGATTTAAAACCAAATTTATACCAAAAGTGGCAAAAATAGGTAATCAAAGACATTTGGCTGCCATTCGTGACTCTTTTGGTACAATGATTCCACTTATTATTGCTGGATCAATAGGTGTATTGGTAAATGCAATAGTGTTTGGTGGTGCTGGATCAGGATATGTGTCGTTATTAGGTTTATTTGCAAAAGCAAGTCACCCTGAGTTAACGTGGGATGGTATCTCTAAACTCTTGGGTGACACAACAAATGGTTGAGGACAAACTTCAAAGATTTGTGGGCTGGCCTTTGGTCATATGAATACAGTAACTGTTGGAATGATGTCAATTTATTTTTCATTCTTATTTGGTTATTATATATCACTAAGTAGAGGATTTCAGCAACCAATAATTGCTGGATTAGTATCAACTGCTTCATTTATGTTGGCTGGATTAGGAGAAATTGCATTCTTCATGGATGCAAAAGGTTTGATTGGCGCTATTCTATTTGGAATTATCGCAACCGAAGCTTTTGTATATCTTTCATCATTAAGAGCACTTAATATTAAAATGCCAGATGGCGTTCCTCCAGCAGTTGGAAAGTCTTTCGCAGTATTTTTACCAGCTGTAATCACATTGGCTGGAATAGGGGTATTAAATATTTTTGTGTTAGCACCAGCGATAATAACTGGTAATCTAACCGTGACAGGTAATAATCAAGCTCAAATTGCAACAAATCTTCAGGAAGTTGAAGGTTTACTGGATAAAGTTAGGGGATTAACAAATACTCAAATTGCTGAGTTATTGAAAGTAGATGCAGATTCACCCTGAATTAAAGATATGTTTAACAACTTAACAACTGAGAAGTTCAGTCAGTGATACAATAGTCAAGGAAATGATATTAAGTCATTGGTTGCAGCTTTATTTCTAAATCAAGGTCAAAATGTAAGTTTAGGTGACTTTCATCATTTAAATGCCGATAATATCTTAAACTTTGGATTAGATGCAAATGGTAAAATAGCTGCCCTTACTGGGTCTTATGTTTCTACAAAACTAGGTCCTACACAGTTTGGTTTGAATGCTGCAATTTATCAATTCTTTACTTCTTGATTTATTGGATTCGCTACAGGTAGTGGTGGATTAGGTCTTGCAATAGTATTCGTATTCTTTGTTGGATTCTTCTGATTCTTTGGAGTTCATGGATCAAATCTAATGGCCGGTGTATTTGAACCTATATTTTGGATGGTTCTTGGAATAAATACATCATTAGTTAATGGATTAGGTTATGATGTCGCTGCTGCAACAGGATCAATGGGTGTTTTCACTAAACCATTTTTCGATTCATATATGTATGTTGGGGGTAGTGGTGCTACTCTTGGATTATTAATAATGACGTTTGGATTCTCTAAACGACGCGAATTAAAAGAAGTTGCTAAATATGCAACACCAGCAGGGGTTTTTCAAATAAATGAGCCAGTTATTTTTGGTTATCCAATAGTTTTAAATGTTGTGTACATTGTTCCATTTATTTTTGCCCCTATACTTAATTTATTTATAGGTTGAATATTTTCACCAGCTGTTCTGGGGTTTGTAAAATATTCTTATGTAGCTGCTCCCTGAACAGCTCCATGATTTGTAAGCGCCATAATTACTTCATTAGATGGAAAAGCAATTATTCCAGCAATGATTTGCTTTGGTGTGGATTTATTGTTTTATTTACCGTTCATATTATTAGACAATAAGTTATATTTCAAAAAATTAAAAGCTAATAACCCTGAAAAATATGAACTAGAGAAAAAATATTATTCTGATAAAGTATATCGTTATGAAGTTGACACAGAATCTAAAGTTAAATATTTAGAAGAAAAATCTGAACTGATGTTAATGGATGCTGAGTCACAAATTACTTTTTGAAGTAGAAGAATGACAAATAAAGAAAAACTTGAAAAACGTAAAGTAGAACTAATGAAAAAAGCACAAGTTAAACATGATAAATACATTGAACAATCTAAAAAAGTAGCTAAAGCTAGAAGCGAAAAACTTATGGCTTTAAGAAATAAAAAAAGATAA
- a CDS encoding PTS sugar transporter subunit IIB gives MKKILLVCSAGMSTSMLVKKMQMYAASKKLDYEIVAKGIAEAKPELNLYDAIMVGPQISYALEDIINMTNNVPVELIPTQVYAMAKGEEAMKQAEKMMGE, from the coding sequence ATGAAAAAAATATTATTAGTTTGCTCGGCTGGTATGTCTACCAGCATGCTTGTAAAGAAAATGCAAATGTATGCAGCTTCTAAAAAATTGGATTATGAAATAGTTGCCAAAGGTATTGCCGAAGCTAAACCAGAACTGAATTTGTATGATGCCATAATGGTTGGACCACAAATTAGTTACGCCCTTGAAGATATCATAAACATGACTAACAATGTTCCGGTTGAGTTGATACCAACCCAAGTTTATGCAATGGCTAAAGGCGAAGAAGCAATGAAACAAGCTGAAAAAATGATGGGTGAATAG
- a CDS encoding glycoside hydrolase family 1 protein — MKKIKFSKDFWFGAATSGPQTEGDYNKSNPNIFDDWYKKDHSAFWNGLGPDKTCDTYNKYAEDIQLMKFIGLNSFRTSIQWTRLIKNFETMEVDEDGLMFYTNYFESIKKANIILVVNLFHFDMPVSLAKLGGFENREVIYKFSEYAKICFQKFGNLVDYFTTFNEPVAAAENQYLYGFQPPFVKDFKRFIAVSNNTMLAHSLAVQEFRNIFGTKSNKQIGIILNLTPSYPKNLAIRNIKASRLRDLIFNKFFLDAVIKGKYPIKLIKFLTKEKLMFPVHGDDANILENGKIDYLGVNYYQPSRIKKSCSINNTPPWNWFETYRWSKGRFNPYRGWEIHPKTIYKIGILIKKRYTNIKWYISENGLGVESEHRFKESSGVINDSYRIDFIKEHLYWLNKAINKNSNCFGYHVWTFIDCWSWANSFKNRYGLVELDLEKGIRNIKYSALWYKTLCSTKELTIKSIKKSK, encoded by the coding sequence ATGAAAAAAATAAAATTCTCAAAAGACTTTTGGTTTGGAGCTGCTACAAGTGGTCCTCAAACAGAAGGTGATTATAACAAAAGCAATCCAAATATATTTGATGACTGATACAAAAAAGATCATTCTGCATTTTGAAATGGTTTGGGACCCGATAAAACTTGTGACACATATAATAAATATGCAGAAGATATACAATTGATGAAATTTATTGGCTTAAATAGTTTCAGGACCTCTATTCAATGAACAAGACTTATTAAAAATTTTGAAACTATGGAAGTTGATGAAGATGGCTTGATGTTTTATACAAATTATTTTGAAAGTATAAAAAAAGCAAATATTATACTTGTTGTAAATTTATTTCACTTTGATATGCCTGTGAGTCTTGCAAAATTAGGGGGTTTTGAGAATCGAGAAGTTATATATAAGTTTTCCGAATATGCAAAAATATGTTTTCAAAAGTTTGGAAATTTAGTAGATTACTTCACAACTTTTAACGAACCTGTTGCAGCAGCAGAAAACCAATATTTATACGGTTTCCAACCACCTTTTGTAAAAGATTTTAAACGTTTTATAGCGGTTTCTAATAATACTATGCTAGCTCATTCATTAGCGGTGCAAGAATTTAGAAATATATTTGGTACTAAATCAAACAAACAAATCGGAATAATTTTAAATTTAACTCCATCTTACCCAAAAAACTTAGCGATAAGAAATATAAAAGCATCTAGGTTGCGTGATTTAATTTTTAACAAGTTTTTTCTGGACGCTGTGATAAAAGGTAAGTACCCTATAAAGCTTATCAAGTTCTTAACTAAAGAAAAATTGATGTTTCCTGTTCATGGAGATGATGCAAACATATTGGAAAATGGAAAGATTGATTATTTAGGTGTAAATTATTATCAACCATCTAGAATAAAAAAATCCTGTTCGATTAACAACACACCACCTTGAAATTGATTTGAAACATACAGATGAAGCAAAGGACGCTTCAACCCCTATAGAGGGTGGGAGATCCACCCTAAAACCATTTATAAAATTGGTATCCTAATTAAAAAACGTTATACAAATATAAAGTGATATATCTCTGAAAATGGTTTGGGTGTTGAATCAGAACATAGATTTAAAGAATCATCTGGTGTAATTAACGACTCTTATAGAATTGATTTTATAAAAGAACATTTATACTGACTAAATAAAGCCATCAATAAAAACTCGAACTGTTTTGGTTATCATGTTTGAACATTCATAGATTGTTGAAGTTGAGCAAATTCTTTTAAAAATAGGTATGGACTAGTAGAACTTGATTTAGAAAAAGGGATAAGAAATATTAAATACTCTGCGTTATGGTATAAAACACTATGTTCAACCAAAGAATTAACTATAAAATCAATTAAAAAAAGTAAATAA
- a CDS encoding glycoside hydrolase family 1 protein → MQKEFLFSLSTNAFQVEGGRSLHGRTDSIWDWFTKTNYHIPPTGSTKREINSIEISSDLYHKYKSDVKIMKNLGINSLIYCLDWTRLFPKDENFVNPMGVQFYDNFFKELCENGIKPIPILFHWDTPLWLEIKGGWCEKYVLDAFRNYCAAVFKYLGKYSDIWFVNDENKTFMLDGYLGEAIPPGYKSVHKFATALHNLVVGAAIAKEEFQKAKDLGYVSKEAIIGIDDDWSPPIVFDNSEENKEDLIKNYNIWMRDLWIQPNLLGIYPNEFLDFLKINNINANIVDGELDYIKKYTLDFIGWNFYRPYFIADSKKEVNPKLIYNKPLKLPFGEFQIVLPRSHKKYTKWLWPIAPEYLEIGLKAYKEKYDLPIMIVENGFGDFDLKSNEMILDYDRLEYLQPVLESVSRCRELDLNLFGYSLWTYCDIFSPSAGYRKDYGIISVDFNSPIKERKPKLSYCWYKQVIESNGVNTSIDKTKLERDLKNILRDWNILWK, encoded by the coding sequence ATGCAAAAAGAATTTTTATTTTCCTTATCAACTAACGCATTTCAGGTTGAAGGAGGTCGAAGCCTGCATGGCCGTACCGACTCTATCTGAGATTGATTTACAAAAACGAATTATCACATACCACCGACCGGAAGTACTAAAAGAGAGATCAACTCCATAGAAATTAGTAGTGACCTTTATCATAAATACAAAAGCGACGTTAAAATAATGAAAAATCTTGGTATTAACTCACTGATTTATTGCCTTGACTGGACACGTTTATTTCCCAAAGATGAAAACTTTGTGAATCCTATGGGAGTACAATTCTATGATAATTTTTTTAAAGAGTTATGTGAAAACGGCATTAAACCAATACCAATACTATTCCACTGAGACACACCCTTATGACTTGAAATTAAAGGTGGCTGATGTGAAAAGTATGTTTTAGATGCTTTTCGTAATTATTGTGCAGCAGTGTTTAAGTACTTGGGTAAGTATTCTGACATTTGATTTGTTAATGATGAGAACAAGACATTTATGTTGGATGGTTACCTAGGAGAAGCTATTCCACCAGGTTATAAAAGCGTACATAAGTTTGCTACTGCACTTCATAATTTAGTAGTTGGGGCTGCCATCGCTAAAGAAGAATTTCAAAAAGCAAAAGATTTAGGGTATGTAAGTAAGGAAGCTATTATTGGTATCGATGATGATTGGTCACCTCCAATAGTTTTCGACAATAGTGAAGAAAACAAAGAAGATTTAATCAAAAACTATAATATTTGGATGCGAGATCTTTGGATTCAACCTAATTTGCTTGGGATATATCCAAACGAGTTCCTAGATTTTTTAAAAATTAATAATATTAACGCTAATATTGTTGATGGTGAGTTAGACTATATAAAAAAATACACCTTAGACTTCATAGGATGGAATTTTTATAGGCCTTACTTTATTGCTGATAGTAAAAAAGAAGTAAATCCAAAGTTAATATATAATAAACCTCTCAAGTTACCTTTCGGTGAATTTCAAATAGTACTCCCAAGGTCGCATAAAAAATATACTAAATGGCTTTGGCCGATTGCACCAGAATATTTAGAAATAGGGTTAAAAGCATATAAAGAAAAATATGATTTACCAATTATGATAGTAGAGAATGGTTTTGGTGATTTTGATCTTAAATCTAACGAAATGATTCTGGATTATGATAGATTAGAATATTTGCAACCAGTATTAGAATCTGTTAGTAGATGTAGAGAATTAGATCTAAATCTGTTTGGTTATTCCTTATGAACTTATTGCGATATATTTTCTCCAAGTGCAGGTTATCGAAAGGATTATGGGATTATATCTGTTGACTTTAATTCTCCTATTAAAGAAAGAAAACCAAAATTAAGCTATTGTTGATACAAACAGGTAATTGAATCAAATGGAGTTAATACTTCAATTGATAAAACTAAATTAGAAAGGGATTTAAAAAATATTTTAAGAGATTGAAATATTTTGTGGAAGTAG